In Chitinophagales bacterium, a single genomic region encodes these proteins:
- a CDS encoding 6,7-dimethyl-8-ribityllumazine synthase: MAGKLKATSDSSKIEFANAANYLVGIVVSEYHADICEKLKKAAVATLKAAGVHSKNIVVKYAPGAYEIPLAARWLFDSGDFDAIICLGCVIKGDTEHDFYINDAIAKKLMDMSVQDEAPFVFGVLTVNSKQQATDRSGGKLGNKGEECALAALKMLSLRDTITE, translated from the coding sequence ATGGCAGGAAAACTGAAAGCAACCTCCGATAGCAGCAAAATAGAATTTGCAAATGCTGCCAACTATTTGGTGGGTATAGTTGTAAGCGAATATCATGCAGATATTTGTGAGAAACTAAAGAAAGCAGCCGTAGCAACTCTGAAAGCAGCAGGTGTTCATTCCAAAAACATTGTGGTGAAATATGCTCCCGGAGCATACGAAATACCATTGGCTGCACGCTGGCTCTTCGATTCAGGCGATTTTGATGCCATCATCTGCTTAGGCTGTGTAATAAAAGGAGATACTGAGCACGATTTTTATATAAACGATGCCATTGCCAAAAAACTCATGGATATGAGCGTGCAAGATGAAGCTCCATTTGTATTTGGTGTACTTACCGTAAACAGCAAACAGCAAGCCACAGACCGCTCCGGTGGTAAGTTGGGAAACAAAGGCGAAGAATGTGCCTTAGCTGCACTCAAAATGCTTTCTTTGCGCGATACCATTACTGAGTAG
- a CDS encoding MBL fold metallo-hydrolase, whose product MQLYTIDTGLFKLDGGAMFGVVPKTIWQKLNEPDANNLCTWAMRCLLIQDGKQLILIDCGVGNKQSEKFFSYYEPHGSATLERSLNALGFTKADITDVVLTHLHFDHCGGAIERVGAQLLPAFANATYWSNESHWAWATRPNAREKASFLSENILPIQESGQLKFIENEANSIHPKITFKTVSGHTESMLIPHISWKGKTLVYCADLFPSMAHLPLPYVMAYDTRPLLTLDEKKTFLEAGVQQEHIFFFEHDKQVECCTLQQTERGIKEKDVFKLSELK is encoded by the coding sequence ATGCAACTTTATACAATTGATACCGGGCTGTTTAAACTCGATGGCGGAGCCATGTTTGGCGTGGTTCCCAAAACAATTTGGCAAAAACTTAATGAACCGGATGCCAATAATTTATGTACGTGGGCAATGCGATGCCTACTTATACAAGACGGCAAACAACTTATTCTTATAGACTGTGGCGTGGGTAATAAGCAAAGCGAAAAATTCTTTAGCTATTATGAGCCGCATGGCAGTGCCACTTTAGAACGCAGCCTGAATGCACTTGGTTTCACAAAAGCAGATATTACAGATGTGGTACTTACACACTTGCATTTCGATCATTGCGGTGGAGCCATAGAGCGCGTTGGAGCGCAGTTGTTGCCTGCATTTGCTAATGCCACTTATTGGAGCAACGAAAGCCATTGGGCATGGGCCACACGCCCCAATGCACGTGAGAAAGCCTCTTTTTTATCAGAGAATATTCTGCCGATTCAAGAAAGCGGGCAGTTGAAGTTTATTGAAAATGAAGCCAATAGCATTCATCCCAAAATTACTTTTAAAACAGTAAGCGGACACACAGAGAGCATGCTTATTCCGCATATCAGCTGGAAAGGAAAAACATTGGTGTATTGTGCCGATTTGTTTCCTTCGATGGCACATTTGCCATTGCCTTATGTAATGGCTTACGATACGCGCCCACTGCTAACCTTAGATGAAAAGAAAACATTTTTAGAAGCAGGCGTGCAGCAAGAACATATTTTCTTTTTTGAGCACGATAAACAAGTGGAATGTTGTACTTTACAACAAACAGAAAGAGGCATAAAAGAAAAAGATGTATTTAAGTTAAGCGAGTTGAAGTAG
- a CDS encoding glyceraldehyde-3-phosphate dehydrogenase: MKDQYELELSQWISNEKTALDLLDAASKLQLNRSVELVLFRRKLFDKRITEIINDHVYVRKFSGIPVTLDITLSLTQALSKLNLAPSRIDLGRLCKEWLEEGKNFPDYDAFVAEKLKDFIGAERKVLKPRDVVLYGFGRIGRLAARILIEHAGSGQQLRLKGIVTRERGTDDLEKRASLLSKDSVHGKFAGAVEADMESGSIVINGHKVKMISAASPSEIDYTEYGINDAIIIDNTGVWRDEKGLGEHLKAKGSDVVLLTAPGKGDIPNIVYGVNHQGFSTEKQKIFTAASCTTNAIVPVIKVIEDSLGIEQGHIETVHAYTNDQNLLDNYHKKSRRGRGAPINMVITETGAGKAVTKVFPHMKGKLTSNAVRVPVANVSLAILSLQVKKQTTLEEVNALLRDASLYGELVEQLDFSVSEELVSSDVIGNSHACEIDSKATIVAEDGKRVVIYAWYDNEYGYTCQVVRLAKHLAGVRRLVYY; encoded by the coding sequence ATGAAAGACCAATACGAATTAGAACTCAGCCAGTGGATTAGCAACGAGAAAACTGCCTTGGACTTGTTAGATGCAGCCAGCAAACTACAGCTAAACAGAAGTGTGGAACTGGTGCTTTTTAGAAGAAAGTTATTCGATAAAAGAATTACCGAGATTATTAACGATCACGTATATGTTAGAAAATTTTCGGGTATTCCGGTTACTTTAGATATTACACTCAGCCTTACTCAGGCATTGAGTAAGCTAAACCTAGCGCCTTCAAGAATAGACCTTGGCCGCTTGTGTAAAGAATGGTTAGAAGAAGGAAAGAATTTTCCTGATTACGATGCTTTTGTAGCTGAAAAACTGAAAGATTTTATAGGAGCAGAGCGTAAAGTATTAAAGCCACGCGATGTGGTATTGTATGGTTTTGGAAGAATTGGCAGACTTGCCGCCAGAATTTTAATTGAGCACGCAGGCAGCGGTCAGCAGTTGCGCCTAAAGGGAATTGTTACGCGCGAAAGAGGTACCGATGATTTGGAAAAACGCGCATCGCTATTGAGCAAAGATTCTGTGCACGGAAAGTTTGCCGGAGCAGTAGAAGCCGATATGGAAAGCGGAAGCATTGTTATCAATGGACATAAAGTGAAAATGATTTCTGCGGCATCGCCTTCAGAAATAGATTATACAGAATATGGAATCAATGATGCTATCATTATTGATAACACAGGCGTGTGGCGCGATGAAAAAGGTTTGGGCGAACACCTAAAAGCCAAAGGCAGCGATGTAGTATTGCTTACAGCTCCCGGAAAAGGCGATATTCCTAATATCGTTTATGGTGTAAACCACCAAGGATTTTCAACCGAAAAGCAAAAGATATTTACTGCTGCCAGCTGCACTACCAATGCAATTGTTCCGGTAATTAAAGTAATTGAAGATAGTTTAGGTATAGAGCAAGGACACATAGAAACCGTTCATGCTTATACCAACGACCAAAATCTGCTAGATAACTATCACAAGAAATCTCGCAGAGGAAGAGGCGCACCAATCAACATGGTAATTACAGAAACAGGTGCCGGCAAAGCAGTTACCAAAGTTTTCCCACACATGAAAGGAAAGCTAACCTCTAATGCTGTGCGCGTGCCGGTGGCAAATGTTAGTTTGGCAATATTGAGTTTACAAGTTAAAAAGCAAACCACTTTAGAAGAAGTAAATGCCCTGTTGCGCGATGCTTCGCTGTATGGCGAATTGGTGGAGCAGCTCGATTTTTCGGTGAGCGAAGAATTGGTTTCCAGCGATGTAATTGGCAATAGCCATGCTTGCGAAATTGATAGCAAAGCCACTATTGTTGCCGAAGATGGAAAACGTGTGGTAATATATGCTTGGTACGATAACGAGTATGGATATACCTGCCAAGTTGTACGACTGGCAAAGCATTTGGCCGGAGTTAGAAGATTGGTTTATTACTAA
- a CDS encoding PKD domain-containing protein yields the protein MKLLFATLFAFVCIGIAHAQSPSYVTADFKALNTQGCSPFVVLLFDSSRSDNTITARRWVITNASGDTVFQDNANKTTIGLNLTEAGCYTVSLLSVNRFQVSDYKVKQDYICVKPRPKIDFTLSTMGGCPPLTVNYQCNSQALCGTIDSVTIDFKNGTVETFPACGTYAATYTNSGNYTPTFYVKNSCGCYADSTWTAPIVVSPKPTASFTATGSTQSCTAPYAVSFSAQTQGPRAKYQWFVDGVSQQNSTSLAFNYNFGYGAHDVKLVVTDTVIGCSDTLSRLDYVVVGQPAQPAFTASKTSGCTPLNVVLRNQTVGNATNLKWVITDDQNNVVVQRSGSPALFDSIGYSFSTVGTYNVCLIATFNGGCMDTFCAPNFISVGTLPSSDFTVDKTAHCTVPATSVATLVTPCVGCTYKWSTTGLPIANTASLNATYTTSGNKNISVTVTDANGCSSTTTKNSIVKISNLKAILFKTGKGGCPPYTVSFADSTRAPEPITGVSWSFPGANITSATGKTPPAVTYNTTGEYVVTMQVQTASGCVATVRDTIRVSNKPAGPFTVSPTTVCYEEIPNVFKWTGSAFDTLFWSFGDGGKATTLVDSISYFYQDLGNFSPCVIASKDGCRSDSICLNQVTINGPAANFKDSSHCTNRKQFYYLNDSKQATSYVWSFCDGTTSTQFNMQKLYAGCDTCSVKLTAYNSQTGCTHSKTLLTSVICPDADFTVSDTVGCINFRPVFTNTSSSKTQTRWDFNTNNGRQYVNAAHSPTTPSNTYTTPGYFGVSMINTDAKGCRDTITKPNLIKITKVTANMSASDTVFCIPNTVTFTNTSTAAMSSVAQSVWSYGDGSDVDSSNNGSHEYTVQGVYRPVLTVYNEYGCRDTASKQILANKIVAVATFDDSTCVGTTNLFSNQSTGINQVYQWHFPGGIPSYSIGRNVNVVYNVEGDYPVMLVVHDNTGTCRDTLRDTIHVYNPIANYGLSQKYAQCPNPPFLVQFYDSSRNDIESWEWDFGDGTPISNLRNPSHYYHHAGEFPVRLTVRTNNGCEATVVKDTVKVEGPYATMTFAPLPGICPCDSVEFTINTVSAVQAILLDGQNSPYTFPPIVPSGTFDNPVVLKRKVQFCTSGTANAQVLVSDGAGCNVLLQPIPVLIDTPSTHFSFVNNVCDSGSVCFTDNTMFFTPGTAFASRLWNFGDGNTDTVANPCHVFSAPGDYMVTLTVYNNLGCSMSETQKVHIHASPKVMVAANDSTGCVPQTIQFSNVSLIDSTTGIASLSWDFGNGNTSTVANPSQAYTAAGLYNVKLTVVDSFGCTGVGGLDIAINALPTAQGTGDTTICVGGAAQLSGLGGVNCVWSPAVGLNNPASCNPVASPDNDQQYVLTAIDANGCQGTDTVLVRVAKINASFTANSVCFPAATQFSYNGSNTNGNIASYFYDLGDGNNAATANHAHSYTAANSYSVRLIVTDNHGCQDDTIQSVIVRATPVAQAIADTVCFGQATTLTDVSNLGGANAVSRVWNVANQVKSDSIVTVTFPTAGLFTATLKVTNDAGCSDSTSINIFVRSNPVADFTATQACEGKATDFTATAQNGTGVINSLLWDFNTVVAGADTAAGTNNAQYTYAAAGTYQAALHVADNFGCAHDTVKQVTVFVLPQALFSVANNCTNATINFASNSIAGSNSIAAHNWIFGTGTPATSTAANPAIQVGNAPGNYAVQLVVTDTKGCADTLNSAFRIFEGPQAKMFVYDSTVCLNNCVQLTSLSTPGEGSITTYAWEMNANGTVDYTTDKVACHKYATPGNKTVKLTVADANGCVDTATTNIQILSIPTADFQWQAVCQATPMALINQSVQGSGALQSCLWIFHDGSFNNSCNTNKVFTVGGDYPVSFVAVDVFGCSDTVSKMVHVDVPTQLDVNAGDTTICKGELVAYNVQGVFSQIEWKPATYVSNPTEANVVINPSSSIKYIVEAKNGACKPVFDTLKVDVIQQVPLAVSAAPDKVLLGVNTNITAEIGGKIDSIIWSPSEGLDCYNCSNPKATPQATTTYYATIYYSMNGVTCTQTDSVSITVFESCGESPIFVPNTFTPNGDGLNDGFTIRGAGISRIKNFRIFDRWGKMVFATENAPINSAAASWFGTDMGGKELNPGVFVYMYEIVCMNNEVLTGKGNITLIK from the coding sequence TTGAAACTCCTCTTTGCAACACTGTTTGCATTTGTGTGTATCGGAATTGCCCATGCACAATCACCATCTTACGTTACAGCCGATTTTAAAGCGCTGAATACTCAGGGATGTTCCCCATTTGTGGTTCTTTTGTTTGACTCCTCTCGGAGCGATAACACAATTACTGCTAGGAGATGGGTGATAACCAATGCCTCGGGCGATACGGTGTTTCAAGATAATGCCAATAAAACTACAATTGGTTTAAACCTAACAGAGGCAGGATGCTATACGGTATCACTTTTATCGGTGAACCGTTTTCAAGTTTCTGACTATAAGGTGAAGCAAGATTATATCTGCGTGAAGCCACGCCCTAAAATTGATTTTACCTTGTCAACTATGGGTGGCTGTCCTCCACTTACTGTAAATTACCAGTGTAATTCGCAGGCGCTGTGCGGAACCATTGATAGCGTAACCATAGATTTTAAAAATGGAACAGTAGAAACTTTTCCTGCTTGCGGAACTTATGCTGCAACTTATACCAACTCTGGAAATTACACGCCTACTTTCTATGTGAAAAATTCTTGTGGTTGCTATGCCGATTCTACTTGGACGGCACCAATAGTTGTTTCACCAAAACCAACAGCCAGTTTTACTGCCACAGGAAGTACTCAAAGTTGCACTGCTCCTTATGCAGTAAGTTTTAGTGCTCAAACACAAGGCCCAAGAGCTAAATACCAATGGTTTGTAGATGGTGTTAGCCAACAAAATAGTACTTCATTAGCGTTTAATTACAATTTTGGTTATGGTGCGCACGATGTTAAGTTGGTTGTAACCGATACAGTAATTGGCTGTTCAGATACATTAAGCAGATTAGATTATGTAGTGGTGGGGCAACCTGCCCAACCTGCATTTACAGCAAGTAAAACATCGGGTTGTACTCCATTGAATGTTGTGCTTAGAAACCAAACTGTGGGCAATGCTACTAACTTAAAATGGGTGATTACAGATGATCAAAACAATGTAGTAGTGCAGCGTTCTGGTTCTCCAGCTTTATTCGATTCTATCGGGTATTCGTTTTCTACGGTAGGAACTTACAATGTATGTTTAATTGCTACTTTTAATGGAGGTTGCATGGATACTTTCTGTGCGCCTAATTTTATTTCTGTAGGTACTTTGCCGAGTTCAGATTTTACAGTTGATAAAACCGCGCATTGTACGGTTCCGGCTACTTCGGTAGCTACTCTAGTTACGCCTTGCGTGGGTTGTACATACAAATGGAGTACTACTGGTTTGCCCATTGCTAATACAGCTTCGTTGAATGCTACTTACACTACATCGGGCAATAAAAATATCAGTGTTACTGTTACCGATGCAAATGGATGTTCTTCTACAACCACAAAAAATTCTATCGTAAAAATTTCAAACCTAAAGGCAATATTATTTAAAACAGGAAAAGGCGGATGTCCTCCATATACTGTTTCATTTGCAGATAGCACTAGAGCTCCGGAACCAATTACAGGTGTTTCATGGAGTTTTCCGGGAGCTAATATTACTTCGGCCACAGGCAAAACACCTCCGGCTGTTACATACAATACTACCGGTGAATATGTGGTAACCATGCAGGTTCAAACCGCTTCTGGCTGTGTGGCTACTGTAAGAGATACCATTCGTGTATCGAATAAGCCAGCAGGTCCATTTACAGTATCTCCAACTACTGTTTGTTATGAAGAAATACCGAACGTGTTTAAGTGGACAGGCAGTGCATTTGATACTTTATTTTGGTCGTTTGGCGATGGCGGAAAAGCCACTACATTGGTAGATTCAATTAGCTATTTCTATCAAGATTTAGGAAACTTCTCTCCATGTGTAATTGCTTCAAAAGATGGTTGTCGTTCAGATTCTATTTGTTTGAACCAAGTTACCATAAATGGCCCTGCTGCTAACTTTAAAGATTCTTCGCACTGTACAAACAGAAAGCAGTTTTACTACTTAAATGATTCTAAACAAGCTACTTCTTATGTTTGGAGTTTTTGCGATGGCACTACCAGTACTCAGTTTAATATGCAGAAGCTTTATGCCGGTTGCGATACATGCAGTGTTAAACTAACTGCTTACAACAGCCAAACAGGATGTACGCACTCTAAAACATTGCTTACTTCGGTTATTTGCCCCGATGCAGATTTTACTGTGAGCGATACTGTGGGTTGTATCAATTTCCGTCCGGTATTTACCAATACTTCATCGAGCAAAACTCAAACCCGTTGGGATTTTAATACTAATAACGGAAGGCAGTATGTGAATGCTGCTCATAGCCCAACCACTCCTAGCAATACTTATACTACTCCGGGTTACTTTGGAGTATCTATGATAAACACCGATGCTAAAGGTTGCCGCGATACCATTACTAAACCTAACTTAATTAAGATAACTAAGGTAACGGCTAATATGAGTGCAAGCGATACTGTTTTTTGTATTCCTAATACAGTAACATTTACCAATACTTCAACTGCGGCTATGTCTTCGGTTGCCCAAAGTGTGTGGTCGTATGGCGATGGCTCTGATGTTGATTCTTCAAACAATGGTTCTCATGAATACACCGTACAAGGTGTGTACCGTCCGGTACTTACTGTGTACAATGAATACGGTTGCCGCGATACAGCTTCAAAACAAATTTTAGCTAATAAAATTGTGGCTGTGGCTACCTTCGATGACAGTACTTGTGTGGGAACTACCAATTTGTTTTCTAACCAATCTACCGGTATAAACCAAGTATATCAATGGCACTTCCCCGGAGGTATTCCTTCTTACTCTATTGGTAGAAATGTGAATGTAGTTTACAATGTAGAAGGTGATTACCCTGTGATGTTGGTAGTGCACGATAATACAGGAACTTGCCGCGATACTTTACGCGATACAATACACGTTTACAATCCAATTGCAAATTATGGATTAAGTCAAAAATATGCACAATGTCCGAACCCACCATTTTTGGTTCAGTTCTATGATTCTTCTAGAAATGATATTGAAAGTTGGGAGTGGGACTTTGGTGATGGAACGCCAATCTCGAACCTAAGAAATCCATCGCATTATTACCACCATGCAGGTGAATTCCCGGTACGCCTTACCGTAAGAACAAACAATGGTTGCGAAGCAACTGTGGTTAAAGATACTGTAAAGGTAGAAGGTCCTTATGCAACAATGACCTTTGCACCACTGCCGGGAATTTGCCCTTGCGATAGTGTGGAATTTACTATTAACACCGTAAGTGCTGTACAAGCCATTTTATTAGATGGTCAAAACTCACCTTACACTTTCCCTCCAATTGTACCATCAGGTACTTTTGATAATCCTGTGGTGTTGAAAAGAAAAGTACAGTTCTGTACTTCAGGTACAGCCAATGCTCAAGTATTAGTGAGCGATGGTGCCGGGTGTAATGTGTTGCTGCAACCGATTCCGGTTCTTATTGATACGCCTTCTACTCATTTCAGCTTTGTAAACAATGTATGCGACTCCGGCAGTGTATGTTTTACAGACAATACCATGTTCTTTACACCGGGTACTGCATTTGCTTCAAGGCTTTGGAACTTTGGAGATGGCAATACCGATACTGTTGCCAACCCATGCCACGTATTTAGTGCGCCTGGTGATTATATGGTTACACTAACTGTTTACAATAACTTGGGTTGCAGTATGAGCGAAACTCAAAAAGTTCATATTCACGCTTCTCCGAAAGTAATGGTTGCTGCCAACGATTCTACAGGATGCGTGCCACAAACAATACAGTTCTCTAATGTTTCTTTAATAGATTCTACTACAGGAATAGCTTCTTTAAGCTGGGATTTTGGAAATGGAAATACTTCAACCGTAGCAAATCCTTCGCAGGCCTATACTGCTGCTGGTTTATACAATGTTAAACTTACCGTAGTAGATAGTTTTGGATGTACAGGAGTAGGTGGGTTAGATATTGCTATCAATGCGTTACCAACAGCACAAGGCACAGGCGACACCACCATTTGTGTGGGCGGTGCTGCACAACTTTCGGGCTTGGGTGGCGTAAACTGTGTGTGGTCGCCAGCGGTGGGCTTAAACAATCCTGCCAGCTGCAATCCGGTAGCTTCTCCGGATAATGATCAACAATATGTTTTAACCGCTATTGATGCAAACGGTTGCCAAGGTACAGATACCGTATTGGTAAGAGTTGCAAAAATAAATGCCAGCTTTACTGCAAACTCAGTTTGTTTCCCTGCTGCTACTCAGTTTTCATACAACGGATCTAATACCAACGGTAACATAGCTTCGTATTTCTACGATTTGGGCGATGGAAATAATGCTGCAACTGCTAACCATGCACATAGCTATACTGCTGCTAATTCATATAGCGTGCGTTTAATTGTTACCGATAATCATGGTTGCCAAGATGATACTATACAGTCTGTAATTGTAAGAGCTACTCCAGTTGCTCAAGCAATTGCCGATACGGTTTGTTTTGGTCAAGCAACTACACTAACCGATGTTTCTAACTTAGGTGGTGCTAATGCCGTAAGCAGAGTTTGGAACGTAGCCAATCAAGTAAAATCAGATTCAATTGTTACTGTTACATTCCCTACTGCCGGTTTATTTACTGCTACTTTAAAAGTAACAAACGATGCTGGTTGCTCAGACAGTACTTCTATCAACATATTTGTGCGCAGTAATCCTGTGGCAGACTTTACCGCAACACAAGCTTGCGAAGGAAAAGCAACAGATTTTACTGCAACAGCACAGAATGGAACAGGTGTTATCAATAGCTTGTTGTGGGATTTTAATACTGTCGTAGCCGGAGCAGATACAGCAGCCGGAACTAACAATGCTCAATATACTTATGCTGCAGCAGGTACTTACCAAGCAGCTTTGCATGTAGCCGATAACTTTGGTTGTGCTCACGATACCGTAAAACAAGTTACAGTGTTTGTATTGCCTCAAGCATTATTTAGCGTGGCTAACAACTGTACCAATGCCACTATTAACTTTGCATCTAATAGCATTGCAGGAAGCAATAGCATTGCTGCTCACAACTGGATATTTGGTACAGGTACACCAGCAACTTCTACTGCCGCAAACCCTGCCATACAAGTTGGAAATGCTCCCGGAAATTATGCAGTACAATTAGTAGTTACAGATACAAAAGGGTGTGCCGATACGCTTAACTCTGCCTTCAGGATTTTTGAAGGACCGCAGGCTAAAATGTTTGTGTACGACTCTACAGTATGTTTAAACAACTGTGTGCAATTAACAAGCCTTTCAACTCCGGGCGAAGGCAGTATTACTACCTACGCATGGGAAATGAATGCAAATGGAACCGTAGATTACACTACCGATAAAGTAGCTTGCCACAAATATGCAACTCCGGGCAATAAAACAGTAAAACTTACTGTGGCAGATGCCAACGGTTGTGTAGATACAGCTACTACCAATATCCAAATCTTATCAATACCAACAGCAGATTTTCAATGGCAAGCTGTGTGCCAAGCCACTCCAATGGCTTTAATTAACCAATCGGTACAGGGCAGTGGTGCATTGCAATCTTGCTTGTGGATTTTCCACGATGGAAGTTTCAATAACTCTTGCAATACCAATAAAGTGTTTACCGTTGGTGGCGACTATCCGGTATCATTTGTAGCCGTAGATGTATTTGGTTGTTCTGATACTGTAAGCAAAATGGTTCATGTTGATGTGCCTACACAGTTAGATGTAAATGCTGGCGATACCACCATCTGTAAAGGTGAGTTGGTAGCCTACAATGTACAAGGTGTGTTCTCTCAAATAGAATGGAAACCTGCTACTTATGTAAGCAACCCTACTGAAGCAAATGTGGTTATCAATCCATCTTCTTCTATTAAATACATTGTTGAAGCTAAAAACGGAGCTTGTAAGCCTGTGTTTGATACCTTAAAAGTAGATGTGATTCAACAAGTACCATTGGCTGTGAGCGCAGCACCAGATAAAGTATTGTTAGGTGTAAATACCAACATTACTGCAGAAATAGGCGGTAAAATAGATAGCATTATTTGGTCGCCAAGCGAAGGTTTAGATTGCTACAACTGCAGCAACCCTAAAGCTACTCCTCAAGCAACCACAACCTACTATGCTACCATCTACTACAGCATGAATGGTGTTACTTGTACACAAACCGATTCTGTATCCATTACAGTATTTGAAAGCTGTGGCGAAAGTCCAATATTCGTACCAAATACCTTTACTCCAAATGGTGATGGTTTAAATGATGGCTTCACTATTCGCGGAGCAGGTATTTCAAGAATCAAAAATTTCCGCATATTCGACCGTTGGGGAAAAATGGTTTTTGCAACAGAGAATGCACCAATCAATTCTGCTGCCGCTTCTTGGTTCGGAACCGATATGGGCGGAAAAGAATTGAATCCGGGAGTATTTGTTTACATGTACGAAATTGTGTGCATGAACAACGAAGTGCTTACAGGAAAAGGAAATATAACTCTAATTAAATAA
- a CDS encoding PorP/SprF family type IX secretion system membrane protein, with protein sequence MKTISTKIKTLAAAMLVASGMYAQDVHFSQYTMAPMLLNPALAGLNQCDYRVVANFRTQWTAINGLNTYSTVAGSADFTVGKITKYNSFAGAGMNFFYDQAGDLKFNTSRVDLNAAYHFMLNRKGTMSISAGLQGSFNFRRIDASKATFDSQWDNSTGSVDPNGVKETFGRTQMMFGDAGFGLFFSALTKKDHNIYLGFSLTHLNQPKISFYPNTTDASNVNERLYMKLSIHGGTQLYITRKLAVTPHFMALVQGPSQQYNIGANVKMKLSNIPSDQTAIYFGAQYRGLFYSKGGPVDAVILSTRADYKGFTFGFSYDINVSKLLPATNTVGGPELVVMYQGCFNKKPRPGHCPAL encoded by the coding sequence ATGAAAACAATCTCTACCAAAATTAAAACCCTAGCAGCAGCCATGTTGGTAGCAAGCGGGATGTACGCACAAGATGTACACTTTTCGCAATACACTATGGCACCTATGTTGCTCAATCCGGCTCTCGCAGGCTTGAACCAATGCGATTACCGTGTGGTAGCAAACTTTAGAACTCAATGGACTGCCATAAACGGTTTAAATACATATAGCACAGTTGCAGGAAGTGCAGATTTTACTGTAGGAAAAATTACTAAATACAACAGTTTTGCCGGAGCGGGAATGAACTTTTTTTACGACCAAGCTGGCGACCTTAAATTTAATACCAGCAGGGTAGATTTGAATGCAGCATACCACTTTATGCTTAACCGCAAAGGAACCATGAGCATTAGTGCCGGATTGCAAGGGAGTTTTAATTTTAGAAGAATTGACGCATCCAAAGCTACCTTCGATTCTCAGTGGGATAACAGCACAGGCTCAGTAGATCCCAATGGCGTAAAAGAAACCTTTGGTAGAACCCAAATGATGTTTGGCGATGCCGGTTTTGGATTGTTCTTTTCTGCACTAACCAAAAAAGACCACAATATCTATTTAGGATTTTCATTAACGCACTTGAACCAGCCTAAAATTTCATTCTATCCAAACACTACAGATGCTTCAAATGTAAACGAACGTTTATACATGAAACTGAGCATACATGGCGGAACACAATTGTACATTACCAGAAAATTAGCCGTAACACCTCACTTTATGGCATTGGTGCAAGGACCTTCGCAGCAATACAATATTGGTGCCAACGTAAAAATGAAGTTGAGCAATATTCCTTCAGACCAAACAGCCATTTATTTTGGAGCACAATACCGCGGTTTGTTTTATAGCAAAGGCGGTCCGGTAGATGCTGTTATTCTTTCTACACGTGCCGATTACAAAGGATTTACCTTTGGATTTAGTTACGACATCAACGTATCGAAATTATTGCCGGCTACCAATACTGTTGGCGGACCGGAATTAGTAGTGATGTACCAAGGCTGCTTTAATAAAAAGCCGCGCCCGGGTCATTGTCCTGCACTTTAA